A stretch of DNA from Vulpes lagopus strain Blue_001 chromosome 12, ASM1834538v1, whole genome shotgun sequence:
GCCCAGAAGCCTAACACTGAACTGCACTCCATAGGGGGAGCGTCTGAGCCGCTTTGGGTTCCGCACCGAGACCACAGGCAGTGTCACATTCCGCTTGCACTGTCTGCAGCAGTCCAGGTGAGTGACCCCGGCCCTCAGCCATACCCCTGAGGGCTGGAGAGCAACTGTGGCCACATGGTGGGCTTCTGTGCAGGGCCTTCATGGAGTCAAGCTTCCTCCGGAAAAGGATGCGGAGTGTGCTGGACCGTCTGGAAGGTTTCAGCCAGCAGAGTTCAGTTCACAGTGTGCTGGGTAGGTTTCCCTCCTCTTCGCAGCTAACCCTCCCTACCTCCCCCCACACCAGCCTGAGCCACGCTCCTGCCTGCGCCACAGTGGCTCACTGCTGTATCACTCTTCTCCCAGAGGCCTTCCGTCGTGCCCGGCGCCGCATGCAGGAGGCCCGAGAGAGCCTTCCCCAGGACCTGGTGAGCCCCTCGGGAACCATGGTTTCCTAGCTCACTGTGGCCCCGGTCCCCTGTGCAAGAGGACAAGACGGGTACCATCTGAGGCCAGTGCCCTCCCGCATCTTCATCTTTCTCACAAGAGACCCCATTGGACTGCCGAGAACCAGAAGAGCTGAGCAAGTCCCAGGCCAGCCCCTCTGCCTAATCTTCAGCAGGGCCTCCCCGCTGCTGGGTAGCAATAATGCTGGAGACCCTATGGTGCCCCTCTTCATATTTCCTTTCCTGCAAGTGGCTGTCACAACAAGGCAGGCCTGTTGGGTTAGCCCAGTGTGGGGTTCTCTTTTCTGGCTTGTCTCACTGTCTCAAGAGCAGGGAGCTGCAGGTGCCTCCTGCTTCTCAGCCTGCCTTACAAATGGAGGCTCAAgtaagggaagaaggagagatcTTGAATTCCTGCCTGAAAGCCTCAGCCTCCTCTTTCTAGGGTAGCCTTGTCCTGCTGCCTGGGGTTTGTTGGGTTTGAGATATGAGTAAGTgaaggctgaaggcagtgcccaGTCCTCTCTGCTAGCCAGGTAGTATCTTTTATTGTGCTTTTTGTACATAAGAACTTTTTATACTGACTGACGTGTCGGCTGTTTTTGTATTCAGGCTCTGGTGTGGCCAAAGTATTCTCCTGAACCTTCTCCCTTTCTGCCCTTTCCTACTCCAGAGTGTCTCTTTGGGTTAAGTCAGCCCGCAGGAGAAATTTAGGGGTTAGTGCTGGTGGTGTCCTGGCAGTGCTCCTCTTAAATATTTGGAGCAAAGCATGGGACTGTAGTTATGCCCTCCCCAGCCCAACGCAGAAACCAGCTCTTGGCCTCAGCAGTCCTTTATTGGTACAACCAGAGCACGCTCCCCAGCCTGCAGGCTCCAGCAGAGGATTGtggggcagctggggctgggTGTGGTGTGGGCTGCAGtcatgggtgggggatggggataGGCTGGGAAAAAAGAGACTGGAAACCATCCGGATAACTCTTCTTGCCTGAGCTTCAAGACCTCCTTGCACTGGGAGCCAGCTGATGCCTGACCAAATACCTAGGAGGCTCCCAAGGTGGGAGGGTTCATTGCTGCCAAAAGCGCCAGCTGTCAGCCACGGAACCAGCTCTGAGCCATAGCCAGCAGAAGCGTCAGCAGATGTGGTTGCTCCAGGGTAAAAGGCAGCCTTGTGGTCTTCCTCAAGTTCCCTTGTGTATAAGGCTGGAGGCTTGGGATGGGCTTCTATGGAAGCAGCACAAGTGGACAAGGAAGGAACTTGCTTGTATCCAGACAGAGCTCTTTTAGGGTCCCGAAGACTAAGCTGAAGCTAATTGGACACTTCCTAACTGCCCCCCAACCTAAAGTCCTAGGCCTTGGATTAACTATCCATCCTGAAGCTAGCATACCAGAAGCCACTAGGGAAGATTACCCTGCCTGTAGTGACAAGTATTGTCTCTGTTAGAGGTCTTAAAGGACTCAGCCACCTGGCTCAGGGGAAGATGCAAAGGCCTGGCTCCGCCCAGAGCCCATTGGAGGAGGGCCTTCCCTTACCTGCAGAGGCCTCATCTGCCTCGCCAGGCTGACAGGTTCAACCTGGGGATGCGGCTGCAGCTCACAAAGCCCCGTGGGAAAACGTTGGCCCTGAAGATGTCCCTCGAAACGGTGGTGATGCCCGTATTGTCACACACAATTCGAGACAAGGAAATCTGGCGCAGGGCCTTGCGCTGTCTCTTGGTGAAAACACCCTTTTTTTCCCACCAGAACCTACCAAGATAAGTGGAGGGATGTGGGTGAAGGTTAGGGAGGAATTAACATAATAGGCATCTGCTAGCTATGCCAGGTACTTGACATCATTTCATTGAATTCTCTAGAATTCCTGAAAAATAGGTATTCcacttttataaatgaagaaacaggttCAGCGGTCAAGTAAATTGCTCAATATTAAACACAGTAATTTTAGTGGCCTGGgttggatttgaacccaagtaaATGCCAAATCCAAATAAGGAGTCCGGTCTTAAACCATAAGCTTTGTTGGAAGTAAGTCAAATTTAGCCCTTCCTGCTCATGTTTTCTGGGATCCATTAGCGAGGAACAGCGAGGAACAAGTCTGCTTTGTGGGCTAAAGGTGCATGTAGCTCAGATGCCATCAGCCTTGCCTAGCCCATGGTCTCTCTTGCTCTGActgacctctccacagagaagTCTCCTGATCTCGGACCCTGTGAACTTGGAAGAAATGAATCTAAAAAGGGCACTATCCCCCTTACCAAGTCTTGACATGCTAGTGCTTTTCTGCCCTGCCTCTGGGGCTGGTCTTTTTAGGGGAGAGTCACTTACCTGTCACCACTTCGGGCTCTGttaaactgtttttcaaaaagaCAAGCCAGAAGAGGCCCCACTCGCGCCCCCGGCAAAAGAGGCTCTGCGATGGCCCCAATCCAGATGTCAATGTTGTCAGGTGTCCCATACAGATTTAGGAACTTCCTTGCCAAATCCTGGTTTCGTAGCACCCGGCTAAGCTGTGCCAGATTCCGGGGCTGGGAGAGGCTACAGAAGCGCCTCCAGGCATTGTACCCTGtagggagagggggcagaggcGGTTCAGTCTTACCCTGCTGCCTTCCCCTTAGCTTCTGCTTCTCCACAGCTTCTCCTGAGAGAGCTCTGTGGTCAGGAAATGTCAGGCAGAACAAGATCTCTGCTGACAGAAGAGGGCCAAAACTTGCAAAGTTCAAACCACTGCCCTCTAATTTTCAAAGTGAGTGGACAACCATGCATCAACCAAGGAGTGTGTCCTAACATAAGAAGCTGCTGTAACTCAACAATCATAACCACAAAGACATTACTGGGCACCAATGCATCAATTAGGTACAAATAAGATGGACCCAGAACATAAAAGACTCAATCAGGTTTTGAGAAGGCATGAATAAACACATAGGTGAACAAACCAAGAATTGAAGAGTGTGGTTAAAGTTTACTCAGAAAAGGACCACAcgttatatgattccatttacatgaaaggTCCAGAATAGGCAATCATGTAGAGGTAGGTGCAAAGATCAGTGAttgtcaggggctggggtggggaccaGGAGTGATGGTTGCTGTAAGGTTTCTTTGTTGTAAGGTAGTGATAAAAATTAGTAATGGTGAacaatgggccaaagaccttaacagccaaaaagaaaaaagtgatcaATCTACAACTCTAAATATACTAAagtcattgaattgtatacttgatatgggtaaattttatggtatgctAATTAGATTCCAGTAAAGCtgtttggaatttcttttttcaccTACTCAGAAACTTCCAAAGGCCGACCTTCTGACTTCTTGGCTGTTAGAGGATCCCACACCAAGACTAAGCCAGATGATGAGGTGGGGTCCATCGAGATAGGAGACAGGTTTGCCCTAACCTTGAAGAAACACCTGCACACGATTGTCCATTGAACTACAACTCACAAACACCCAACTTCCAGCTGAGCAAAGGAAAACATTCTAATGCTTTACCTCACTCAGCACTGGTGTGTGATAATGTCTTAGGATCCTCACAACACCTTTGTGAGGCACTTTGTAATCTCCAGTGTATCCATGGATATTTGCTGAGCTTGAGCAAGTGTGACTTTCTTAAGGTCACTCCATTAAGTGGAGTCCAAACAAGCTCTTCCAATTCCAAATTTGGTTGTTGAACTTAGGAAGGGATTGTAGAAGACTGTCAGAGCTAGTATCAGGACAATATTTCTGGGACAGCGCAGAAGGAAAGGTATGGGGGCGGGGCGGCACAGAAACTGTGGCACTTGGTTGGCTGGCAATCTCGGTTCTCCAGCAGGGGGCGCCCACGGCTCTAGTTGTCTGGAGCCCCCAAGTGTAAGGAGGAAAGAAACAGGTTTTTGAGCCCCTGCTGTGTGCCTGCCAGGTACTGTATCAGGTGGGGTGGAGATTGCCCCCACCCTGTTCTACACAGCCACAGATTAGCCAAGGCAGATGGCGCTTCGGGTTGTCTTTAGACAGGAAAGTAATAGGTCGGGAGGAGAGGGGAGCAAGGCAGTGACCAAAGCCTTCCCCTAACACTGTAGCTTGCAcagggggaaagaaaggagaaatttgaACTTGATTCAAATTTTACTATTTCCTAGTTCTGTGGCCTTGAGAAAATGACCTAGATGTCTCTGAGCTTATTTCCTCAGCTTCTCAAGGTCATTGGCAGAAAGAAATGATTAATAGCCATGAAAATTCCTGGCAAAATGccaaagttttcttctttcctgggataaatttttcttctttgccgGGATTTTTGTATCTTCATGAAACAGCCAAGGCTGTCTTAAGTTCACTCCACCTGTTCCTGCCTCTCCGGCTCTTTGCCTTTCCATACTTAGAGGCAGGAGCTAGTTTCTATGTCCCCAGAACTTGCGTCTGCCTCCTTGGAACTCGCCAGGGTAGAGGGGAATGGAGCAGTTTTTCCTTGCCCTTTGAACCTACTATTTTCTCCATCTGATCTGCTTTGTCTACTCCTGTGTCCAAGTCCCAGCCATGGTGTGAACCTACAGGTAAAGGCCCTGTAGTGGCTGGAGGAGATGTGGCAGGATGGCAAAAAGGTGGTCCCAGGGCCGCTTTACTGCATCAAGCTCAGCCTTGCCTGCCTCTGAACCACAGCACATGGTGTTTAGTTCCAGCCAGAGAGGATGCGCGGAAGATCTTCTCTGACCAGCCCCCTCCCACACTGCCAGCAGAAGCAGCCCTGGGCCAAGCAAAGCCCCCTCACCTGGGAGGCCGTGGTCGCGGCTGCGTTGCATGTTGAGAGCTGCCAGGTCCAGCCCGATCCTTCTCACTTGCTGAAACAGCCGATCCCTCAGCTCGTCCACTAACATGGAATCCTGACGGTTCAGCTTGGCAGGGGTGGCCATGAGGCCTCGGATGATGGGGTCGATGCCACCTGGTGGCAGGGAATGTGAGCAGCACAGATTGGGTCAGCCTCTGGGGAGCCCATGGGTCATCACTTGATGCCAAGCTAGCTCAGAGCTGGACAAGCCAGTGGCTTATATCCTGTAATAGTTGTATCAGGACACAAAGGCCTGCATAGACTTGAAGGGAGCTGGGGCCGGCAGGGAAAGAAGTCACCCTCACTTGTTAAAGAAGGAGAAGGCAAGCTCTTACTAGGCCCACAAGCCCCCCCAATCTGACAGGAGTCTCCTCCCCTTTTGGAAATCCTCTATCCCCAAGGGGATGGGATGCTCAGGCCTGAGGGTCTTGGCCACCTGCTTTGTTTTCAGTGCCCTGGGAAGATGATTAGCAGTGGCCTGAGCAGCAGCCTGGCCTCCTGGCACTAAGCTTGGCCCCAGCGCCACTCCcatcttctggggcacctggtggctcagcggttgagcatctgccttcagctcaggttgtgatatggggtcctgggatcaagtcccacatcggactccctgcggggaacctgcctctccctctgcctgtgtctctgcctctctctatgtgcttctcatggataaataaatacaatctttgaataataaaaaaattaaataaaacctagTCACCTTCATACACGACTCGCCAGCTGGCAAAGAAGCTAGTGCTAAGCGGGACACGAGAATTGGGTGCTGAGGCCCGGTACTGGCTATCCAAGCGGAACATGAAGGGCTGGAGCATGGTGTGGCCAAAGCGGAAGGCCAGGGTGAAGACATTGGCCACACGAGGGTCCACATTGGAGGAATACCCCCGGTAGCACCCCAGGGTTCTCCTGGCTCGGGCCTTGCCCAGAACCAAGGGCAGAAAGTCTCGGTAGGTGATGATCTTCAAGAGAAGACAGGAGGAACATTAATTACCTTAGTGGCCACCCACCCCATTCCCTTGCCTTTGCTTCCTGAAGAGCTGCTCAGACATCCTAATTCTTTACTACCATCATGTCAACTGTGGAAATCTTAAGTTTCCCATTGGCTGAAGAGGATTTCAAAGCTCAGAGAGAGAGGTGACAAGGACAGGGTCACACAGCAGCAGAGTTTGGGGTACAGGTGAGATCTCAGGTAGACTCCCAGTCACCCAGACCTAGCTAATCTGAGGCATATCCCCAAAGGATGTATTAAGGAAAATGGCAGCCACTCTCTCAAATGGTGTCTCATGCCATATTATCTCCTAGGGGATACTTGGGCCTAGGGCTCCCTACCTGGACCATGGCCCCCACAATCTTTCGGGCCTCCTGGTACAGCTTCTCTCCACTCCACCGAGGATTCAGGCGTCTCAGCTCTGTAGCCAGCCGGTTATGCTCTCGCATAAAGAGGGTATGCATAGCTGCCAGTTTGGGGGTTTCCGATGATCGGGAGTCACCTTGAAAACCCCAAGTTCAGAGTCACCACAGCACTTCCCAGAGAAATGTCTTTCTGCAAGACAGAGCTCTGGGGACTAGGAAGAGGTGGTAGCAGTTTGTGACCGGGGCCAAGCTGCAGGCCCTTGCTGGACCTCCATCTCCACAGCTCTGCTACGAGGCTCCTCACTGATTGCCACCCTCTGCCCCACACAGGAGGGGATCAGGAGGGGGACGACGGTGGGGTCTCAGACCCCAAATTACTGAAACAGGTTCAGGCAAGGTGGGAAAGCACAGAGCAGCTGCTGAACTTGGGCCTGATGATTCTATTCTACAAGTGATCAGGTCCATGGATTCCTGGTAGAGGGACCTGGCTGACTCCAGGAACCTTGACTTTGGGACTGTGAACCCATCTGTCGCACGACCTGCATCCATCAGCATTCTCCACTAAGGGCTAGACCTTTCCCCAGCTATGGAATTGGGGATCAGGCTGctctccccagggagcccaggggaaacagagagaggatTGGGCAGAGCCAGTTCCTGTAGAGAGCTTCCCCTCAAGGCCAGGGAGGAAAGCAAATTCCTGAAGGGGGGCCTTACACACCGTCATTTGCTGGCTTTGAATTAAACTCTTTTGTACCAGGTCTTATTTACTCTTCATTCGACCAATGGCTGGCGACTGACCTGCCAGGAAGCAGGGGATACGTGCAGAGCGGTTGGTGAGGAGGCAGGGGTCGTCCCGCAGGTTGTCGAAGGGCAGCAGGGCCCGGCCGTTGTCGCTGAAGCGGGTGTTGACAGCCAGCAGCCCCAGCTGGTTGGTCAGGTTTCGAAGCCTAGTGGCCAGAGGGTCCTCGCTGCCGTACACCATGCTGGCGTCCACGAAGGAGGTGAGCGCGTTGAGCTGGTTTCGGACTTTGTTCCTGTTCTGGGGGCATGCGGGTGCCGAGCGGAAGAAGGGGATGCAGTCACGTTGGTTCCTGATGCGGGGGTCATTGGGTGGGATCTGAGGAAGAGGAGCCAGTGACAAGGGGCCCCCCCAAGAGCAAGCTCACTCTTCTGGATCATCCCTCACTTGCTTCAAAACCTTGCTTGAAACTCCTCTTCTCTAGGAAGCCCTCCTCCACTCACCCAGATTCGTGCTACTCACCAGGTGGATCTGAGCATCCTTAGCACTTTGTATCATAGAGTTATAAAAGGTGAGAAATGGATGAGGCCTTTgatcctcactttacagatggggaaactgaggctcagagacaggaaGTGACAACTAGATAGCAGAAGAAGAAGGATTAAGACCTAGTTCTCCTGACATTTGGGCCTGTGCCCCTCTCATTCCATTTAATCCTACAGACATTTCCTGAGCACCCTTCTATGCCAAGTGCTTTGGAGACCAACAAAAGTCAACAAAATCCAGCACAGGTTTCAGGAAGCTGGCATTCAGTGAAAACAGGTGCACACATAGAGAGTATAACTCTAAATTGAGGCGCTATTTGCTATGCTTGATCTAAAAGCCAAAAGTGAAAGGTATGCTAGGAAAATATGGGAAGATTCCCACGAGGAACTGCCCTTGAACCGGTGCTCAAGGAACGGGTAAGGTTGCACCAGGGAAGAATCAGCTACAAGCCCTCACGTGTCGTGCCCCACGAATGTCGCCCTACCTGTTAGGGTTGAATGGATGTGGGAGTGTATGCACATGTGTCCCCCTCTATATCCCCAGAAAGGCTCTCCTTTCTGGAGTCTGTCTTTCTTCCCTAGTGTTCCACTCCATCCTTGCCTCTCAGCCTGAAGGATAGCATCCTGCTCACAACGCCATCCCAGGAATTGGGAATTGGTGAAAGCTGCAGGACCCTTGGACTGAttcagaaaggagaggaaggcaaGAGCTAAAAGACCCTAAAGGCTCTCAAGAGCAGCAGCCCAGAGGCTTCTCCTGTTGGGATCCAACCCATGTGTCAAGGGTAGTCAGTGAAGCCAGCCCGAAACCTGCCTGCAGactgccccgcccccagccccaccccgagGACATGCACAGAACTGGGGCTCTGTGCAGGGGCCGTGCTCCTCTCCTTTGTCTGATACTCCAGCATCAAAGACAGCTCTTTAAGGAGGGCGCTTCAGTCTTACagacccccacctccagctcttGGCCTAGAGTGGAGGCCATAGCTGGGACCTGGGGGACCGGTGGGGATACCTTgatggggaagcagggaggcagCTGGGCACAGGTCTTCTCACAGTCCACACCTGCAGTGAAGGCCACTCTGGCTGGGGACTCGGGGGCGAAATCCAAGTCATGGTCAATGAACTGGCCCCACTGCATGAACATAAGGGCCCTGCCCCGGTCGGAGGTCAGCCTCTCATTGGGGAAGCGCACAATCTGGTTGGAGACGGCCCGGACCTGGTGGAGAGATGGTCAACATGGGGCATGGGGCTGCAGACCAGCCATGCTGGAGTGAACAcagtctctccttctctcctgccttcccctccctaCTCCTACCTTGTCCCACCCACTGCGTGGCTGTCATGTGTAGGAGGATGACCCCCCGTGTGGCTCCTGAGGATTCCAGGAGTAGAGAAGAGGAAAGGCCAGGTTGGCTGGCTGGAATCCTACAGCTCTTCCAAAGAGGTAAATAGATCAAACCAATAGATCAATTTATATATAGACTAACGGGTACCTAGATGACAGAAGTGACTTGTATACATGAACCAGTTGGTACGTGATGAGTAATAAATACAGAGAGAACTGGATAGATAGATGGAGGAAGAATTAATAAATAGATGTCGGTGGATAAATAGGTGGCTGTTATATTGACATATGAATAGAAGAATGATAAACCAATACACATGAAATCACTTAGATCAATAGACATAAAATAAGACATACAGCTCTTTATATTAGCTAAGATACTTTTTGACACTAATTctttcagaaaaagcaaaactataatg
This window harbors:
- the EPX gene encoding eosinophil peroxidase — encoded protein: MKLFLALAGVLATLILAPLCEGTGAASPRTVETSVLRGCITEAKLLVDAAYNHTQRSIKERLRSGLASPLDLLSYFKQPLGGTRTMVRAADYMHLALDLLEEKLQLQGSSSFNVTDVLTESQLRLLSQASGCAPQDQEEKCSNKYRTITGKCNNRRRPLLGASNQPLARWLAAEYEDGLSLPFGWTPNKRRHGFLLPLVRAVSNQIVRFPNERLTSDRGRALMFMQWGQFIDHDLDFAPESPARVAFTAGVDCEKTCAQLPPCFPIKIPPNDPRIRNQRDCIPFFRSAPACPQNRNKVRNQLNALTSFVDASMVYGSEDPLATRLRNLTNQLGLLAVNTRFSDNGRALLPFDNLRDDPCLLTNRSARIPCFLAGDSRSSETPKLAAMHTLFMREHNRLATELRRLNPRWSGEKLYQEARKIVGAMVQIITYRDFLPLVLGKARARRTLGCYRGYSSNVDPRVANVFTLAFRFGHTMLQPFMFRLDSQYRASAPNSRVPLSTSFFASWRVVYEGGIDPIIRGLMATPAKLNRQDSMLVDELRDRLFQQVRRIGLDLAALNMQRSRDHGLPGYNAWRRFCSLSQPRNLAQLSRVLRNQDLARKFLNLYGTPDNIDIWIGAIAEPLLPGARVGPLLACLFEKQFNRARSGDRFWWEKKGVFTKRQRKALRQISLSRIVCDNTGITTVSRDIFRANVFPRGFVSCSRIPRLNLSAWRGR